The genomic window ATATAGTATTCAATATGATCATGTAGGTTAACTAGGCAATAATTGATACCGGTAGAAAAGGCATTAGAAATAGAGTGACTGCGGTCAATGGGAAAAGTGTCTGTAATATTCTTTTTATAATTAACGGGAATGTTTTTCCATAAACCATAGCCACGAGCCGCTTTACTTTGACTACTTGGCCTAACAAGCAGTACAGAAAATAATAACTTGGCAAGCAACAGTAAATCTGAGGTTATACCACTGACAAGTTCTAGTTCGAGTTCACAAATTTTAACACTGCGACCATCACTACTAATATCACCTTGATCGAAGGCAACTTCTACCACGGTACCCGACGATAAAGTAACTAACCAAATAATACGGGTAAAGTCCGTTGAAAAAAGGGGGATTAACGTTTCTTGTAACTGCTCTACCTTTTGGGTTGACTGCCAAATTTCATTTGGGAACAAGGAAAGTTCAGGGAAGTTATTAACAATATTAACGTTATACTCTGGTCGCTGATGCAAGCCCGCAATTACCACCCCAGCTGTTTTTATGGTTTGCTCTAACTTTCCGTCACAACCTCTAATTCTTAGCCCCATATCATGACGGCGAAAATCTAAATTAGTTGTATCGTAATAGCAGTTCGATAATTGCTTTGTTTCACAGCTAAATGACAGCTGTTTTGTGGTGAATAACTGGGTGATTTTTTCTTGAGTATTATCACTTGTAACAAAATACTTAAGCTCAATTTCGGTAACCATATTCTTCCAATAATTTGTTTTATTATGTCAACATAGTGAGTTTACAACAGCGACATATGAAAACAAATAGCGAATGCCAATTCCGATAAGTTTCTTTCATATAATATAGCGATATAGAAAAAATTTAACTGACTGCTAATGCCCTAACAAACTTTTAGTAAAAACTATCATAATGAATTAGCTATGTAATATCTTGTTTACAAAATATTGAGAACACTTATTTATTTTATCAATAAAACCTTAATGTTCGTAAACTTAACTTGCTATCAATCCGCCAAACCCCTAGTATTTTGCTATGCATAATTTTATAAAGGTTAATGGTAGTTTCATGAAAATAATAAAAGCTTTATTGGTTGGTTTAGTCCTCAGTTCATCTTCCCCACTTTTTGCAGAAGACAGCCCAACCAACCTTCCTTCTGGCTATATTTCAGACGATTTATTTATTTATATGCATTCAGGAGCGGGTAATAATTATCGAATTCTAGGCAGTATAAATTCAGGCACTGAAGTGAAAGTAACCGGTAAAAATGAAAATGATTACTCTGAAATTATTGATGATAAAAATAGAAACGTCTGGGTTGAAAGTAAGTATCTATCATTAAAACCCGGCTTACGTTTTGTTATTGCCGAGCTTAATGAAAAATTAGCCAATACCAGCAGCAATACTGACAGTATGTCAGAGGAACTTTCCCAAAGTAGAAATACTATTCAAAACCTTAGTAGTGAAAAAGCCCAACTTAACAACGAAATAAGCCAGCTTAATAAAACGCTGATAACGATACGAGCCAAGTTAAAAGACCAAGATACCAATATCAAAAAAGAATGGTTTTATAATGGCGCTATAGTGCTAGTTATTGGCTTACTTTTAGGTTTAATTCTGCCAAGATTAACTTCTCGCCGCAAAGGCTCAATGGATAATTGGAAGTAAGCCCTATTATGTTAGAAAAACTCGCGTATAATCACCGCGATTTTTAGATTATATGATGGCTTTTTTTGTGCACAAAACTAAATACTTATTTTTTATCGCTTTATTTATACTATTTCATACAAAACAGGCTAATGCCGATGGTGTTAGCCCTTACTTACCGTTAAAAACTGATGCTCTTATTGAACTTGAAATCGCACGTCTAGCGACAATTTCTCGAATGCCAATCTTGAGTAAACCCTACCATATTGTCGCGGTTGTTGATTATCTAAACAAAATTAAAGGTTCTCATCCTGATCTTTTTTATAGAATTTCTGCTTATATAAAGCGTTATAAAAAGCAGAGTGCGATCACTCATTTATCAACTACGCTTTCAACATCTAACAATAAAAACTTCACCATAGCTAATAATCGTGGAGTTGCCATGGACAGCACGGCCCAAGCAAGTGCCGCTGGATTTTATCAGTTCAATCAATATGCCATCGCAAATTTAGGGGGGACCATCGTCGATGGTAAGAATATTATTCCACATAATAGCTACTTTTCATTGGGTTATGAATATGCTCAATTTGATATTGGCTACCGCGAACATTGGCTATCACCCTCACAAGAGAGTGCATCATTACTGTCCACTAACGCTGCTCCGACTTTTTCTATTACCGTGAGTAATGTAAAACCTATTACCTCTTGGCATGTTAAATACGAATTTTCATTAGGGCAGTTAGAGGAAATGGCGGGTATAAAATATAAGGGTTCTACATCATCAGGAAAGCCATTATTAATGACTATGCATATGAGTTTTCAACCCTTTAGCTGGTGGACGATAGGTGCTAATAGAACCTTTCAATTTGGTGGTGGCGAAAGAAGCACTGGCCTAAGTGATATTTGGAATGCGATTATTGACCCCGTTAATTCAGATAACTGTAGCTCAGGTTTAACAGGTTGTGCCAATTCTGATGAGGAAGTAGGTAATCAAATTGCTTCGTTAACCAATAAATTTGACTTGTCTTACCGAGGTTTTCCTTTTACCTTTTATATGGAATATGCAGGTGAGGA from Colwellia sp. PAMC 20917 includes these protein-coding regions:
- a CDS encoding TIGR04211 family SH3 domain-containing protein, whose translation is MKIIKALLVGLVLSSSSPLFAEDSPTNLPSGYISDDLFIYMHSGAGNNYRILGSINSGTEVKVTGKNENDYSEIIDDKNRNVWVESKYLSLKPGLRFVIAELNEKLANTSSNTDSMSEELSQSRNTIQNLSSEKAQLNNEISQLNKTLITIRAKLKDQDTNIKKEWFYNGAIVLVIGLLLGLILPRLTSRRKGSMDNWK
- a CDS encoding capsule assembly Wzi family protein, yielding MHKTKYLFFIALFILFHTKQANADGVSPYLPLKTDALIELEIARLATISRMPILSKPYHIVAVVDYLNKIKGSHPDLFYRISAYIKRYKKQSAITHLSTTLSTSNNKNFTIANNRGVAMDSTAQASAAGFYQFNQYAIANLGGTIVDGKNIIPHNSYFSLGYEYAQFDIGYREHWLSPSQESASLLSTNAAPTFSITVSNVKPITSWHVKYEFSLGQLEEMAGIKYKGSTSSGKPLLMTMHMSFQPFSWWTIGANRTFQFGGGERSTGLSDIWNAIIDPVNSDNCSSGLTGCANSDEEVGNQIASLTNKFDLSYRGFPFTFYMEYAGEDTKEHKNTQLGNISQTYGLFFPYINKDFSLYAEHSKFHNEWYVHNIYGEGYRNDHVVMGHWWGNNKELEDKSPGNASLIRLNWDFSPKYHLQTLFRTAAIDSLTQDKYSRAQEIELSLKQVYKNGFINYSLTAGSDIYGESFYRATLGYNW